The following DNA comes from Microbacterium terregens.
CTGTACTTTCCGGGCTCCCCCATCCTCACGATCGAAGGCACGTTCGCCGAGGCCGTGGTGCTCGAGACCCTCGCGCTCAGCGTCCTGAACCACGACTCGGCGATCGCGACCGCCGCCGCCCGGATGAGTATCGCCGCCGGTGACCGTCCGCTGTCCGAGATGGGATCGCGGCGTGCCGGTGAGGAATCCGCGGTCGCCGCCGCTCGCGCCGCATACATCACGGGCTTCGGCGCGACCAGCAACCTCGAGGCCGGCAGACGCTGGGGCATCCCCACGATGGGCACCGCCGCGCACGCGTGGACGCTGCTGCACGACAGCGAAGAGGACGCCTTCCGCTCCCAGATCGCGGCCCTCGGTGTGGACACCACTCTCCTCATCGACACGTACGACATCCACGAGGGCGTCGAGACCGCCGTACGTGTCGCGGGCACCTCACTCGGCGGCGTGCGGATCGACTCCGGCGACCTGCCCACCATGGCCAGCCAGGTCCGCGAACATCTGGACGCACTCGGTGCGACCGCGACGAAGATCACCGTCACCAGCGACCTCGACGAATTCGCGATCGCCGCGCTCGCGGCGTCCCCCGTCGATTCCTACGGAGTGGGCACCTCGGTCGTCACCGGCTCAGGCACGCCGACCGCGGGTATGGTCTACAAGCTCGTCGCCCGGCAGGCGTCCGACGGATCCTGGGTCGCCGTCGCGAAATCCTCCACCGAAAAGAGCTCGAAAGGCGGCCGCAAGGCGGCCTTCCGCACGCTCAAGAACGGCATCGCGACCTCAGAGGTCGTGGCGATCTCCGACGGGTTCGAGCAGGTGGACACGCCGGCAGAACACCCCGGCGCGCGTCCCCTCCAGGTTCAGCTCGTTCTGGACGGACAGGCGGATGCTGCGTTCCAAGGCCCCGCGGGTGTCGAGGTCGCGCGTGCCCACCATGCGCGCGTGCGCGAGGAGCTTCCCGTTCGAGGACTCGCGCTGAGCCGCTCAGATCCGGCGATTACGACGGTGTTCGTCAACGCCAAGCCCTGATCCTCAGCCCGGGGCACACGGGCCGGCGGACCTCAGCCGACCAGGGACTCGTAGATCTCCTTGCACGTGGGGCACACCGGGAACTTCTCCGGATCGCGTCCGGGCGTCCACTTCTTGCCGCAGAGCGCGCGAACCGGCTTGCCCGTGATCGCCGATTCGAGGATCTTCTCCTTCTTCACGTAATGCGAGAAGCGCTCGTGATCGCCGGGCTCGAGGTTCTCCTCCCGGATGAGCTCTTCGAGTTCTCGATCTAGGGTCGCGGTGCCACCCTGATCCGGGGTGTCGAGGGGGGTGCTCATGGTCAGTCAGTGTATCGCGCCGACAGAACCGGAGGGGCCGGATGCCGCGGCGACCACCCCCGCATCCGGCGTCAGACGGACTCGGCGAACTCCATGAGCCGACCACCGCGCTGCCGGAACACGGCGGATCCGATCGCGATGCCGACCACCAGCACGACCGCTCCGATCGCCAGTCCGCCCCACAGGGCGAGCATCGCCGCGTCGGGGTCGCCGTTCAGCGCCAGCCACGCCCACCACAGCGCCGGGGCGCTGATCAGGATGCCGCCCAGCATGACTGCGCCCTGGGCGATGGCTGCGCCCGAGCCCACCCGCTGAGGCTGCTGGAAGGGGCTCTCACCGGGGCGCGACACCGCGTACGGGGCGGCAACCGAAGAGATGCTGGACAACCCCAGACCGGTCAGGAAGAGCGCGGCACACGCGCCGGCCATCGCCGGCAGGAAAGCCCAGCGACCGTGCAGGGCGACGGCGACAGGGACGGCGACCGCCAGCAGCGGGATGCCGATCAGCAGCACCGGGACGAGCCGGCCGACCCGATCGGAGACGCCGCGAACGCCGCTGGCGATGTGCATCCAGATCGCCGTCGAATCGTAGGCGAGATCGTTGTGCGGGAACCAGCCGAGGAACAGCGCGATGATCGGGACGGGCACCAGTGCCACGATCTCGGGCGGCACCCCCGCGAACAGGAGGGGGACCGTGGTGAGAACGGCGGCGACGGGGATGACGGCGATGTTGACGAGGTAGCGGAGGTCGCGCAGCCAGTAGATCAGGCTTCGCGCGGCGATCGCCCCGCCGGGCGTTCCCGGTGCCACGGCGAACCAGCCGAGCCCACCCCGCACGCGCACAGCCACCGGCCGTTCGGTGGTCGACAGGAGTCGACGCACGAGCAGAACCCAGATCAGGCCGAGTGCGACGAGGGTGCCCAGAGCGACCAGCAGCACCGGCGCGGCCGCGCCTGTCTGGTGCTGCGCGACAGCACCCGGGTAGGCCCATGCCGCGCCGAGCGGTGTCAGCGCCAGGACCGAGACGGCCTCGGCCAGCTGTGACGGCACCTGGCCGCGCCACTCCAGCGAGCCGAAGAACACGCCTACCGGCACCGCGACCACGAGGACCAGCAAGGCGAACACACCCGCGAGTTCGCGGGAGCGGCGCTCGCGCAGGAACAGAGCCGTCAGCGCCATGCACACCCGCGCGAGCAGGACGCACGTCGCGACGCCGAGCACGACCCCGACAGCGGTGACCCACCCTGGCACGCCGCGATCGGCCCAGACGACGGCCGCGCACACCGCGACGGCGATGAGGGCGAAGCTGGGAACACTGAGGAAGCCGGCGACAGCGAGGACCGCAGCCAGCCTCCCGCCGGGCAGGCCGAGCACGATGAATCGACGAGGATCCAGCGGATCGGTCGCCCCCGCGATCAGCGGGGCGAGGGCGAACCCGAGGGTCACCGCCGATCCCCCGAGCACCGTCACGGCAAGCACCACCTCGGTGGGTGCATCCCGCAGGGTGAGGAGCGCCCAGCACGCGATGACGGCCGCCATCACCAGCAGGAGCAGCCCCAGCAGCACCCGCGTCACGTGGCCGGAGTCGCCGCGCACA
Coding sequences within:
- a CDS encoding nicotinate phosphoribosyltransferase is translated as MSAQAPRSTALHTDRYELTMLDAALRDGTAQRRCVFELFGRRLSGGRRFGVVAGTGRLLSLIQDFRFGDDELRFLRDGRVVDAATLEFLAGYRFSGSITGYQEGELYFPGSPILTIEGTFAEAVVLETLALSVLNHDSAIATAAARMSIAAGDRPLSEMGSRRAGEESAVAAARAAYITGFGATSNLEAGRRWGIPTMGTAAHAWTLLHDSEEDAFRSQIAALGVDTTLLIDTYDIHEGVETAVRVAGTSLGGVRIDSGDLPTMASQVREHLDALGATATKITVTSDLDEFAIAALAASPVDSYGVGTSVVTGSGTPTAGMVYKLVARQASDGSWVAVAKSSTEKSSKGGRKAAFRTLKNGIATSEVVAISDGFEQVDTPAEHPGARPLQVQLVLDGQADAAFQGPAGVEVARAHHARVREELPVRGLALSRSDPAITTVFVNAKP
- a CDS encoding DUF3039 domain-containing protein, translating into MSTPLDTPDQGGTATLDRELEELIREENLEPGDHERFSHYVKKEKILESAITGKPVRALCGKKWTPGRDPEKFPVCPTCKEIYESLVG